The Chitinivibrionia bacterium genome includes the window ATAAGGCAAAAAAAGAAATATTATCCTCTAAAAACACAATGTATGTAAGCATTGCTTCGGCTTGGGAACTTGCTATTAAAATAAACATCGGAAAATTTCGCCTCGATGGTGGAATAGCAGAGTTTTACAAAATGGTTGAACACAACGGTTTCAAATGGCTCAATGTAGAAAAAGATTATATACCTACGCTTCAAAATTTAGAGTTGCTTCATAGAGACCCGTTTGACAGATTATTGATTTCTACGGCAATTTCTGAGAAAATGTCAATTATCACGGCTGATAATAATATTCAAAAATATAATATAAAGTGGCTTTGGTAGGTTTTGCGGATTTGTAAGTGCAAAGACGATCACGGCTACAGCGTTTATTTGTCGGGAATACTCGCAAAAGATAAGGATAACGAACTTTCTAACCCGTCTGCACATATAGTGCTTATTCTATAAAAATGAGTTGTGCCCACGAGGGAGAGTTCTTATGAAAACCGCTTCGGATTCTTTTAGGGTGCAGGCATTTTCAGCGATAATTTTGTAATAAGCGGTGCTGCCAAAACTCCAAAACGATGTATCGCGAGTAGTCGAAAAATCTCTGTATGGTCCCTCAATATGTTCAGATCTAAGTACGCGATACTGTGATGCTCCCTTAACACTGTTCCACGATATACTGATAGACAATTCGCTTTCTCCTTGTGCCGATATTATATTCGGAGCGCTATTTAAAGCAGAGCAATTTACATGTGTTATTCTTTCGTTTTCTATGCAATATGTATAAGCCGATACAGAGTAAATACTGACCTCGTAATCCGAAAAAGTCGTGTCTATAAAAAACAATTCGCGGGTCGTTCCGATGAGCGTAAAGTCGGTAGCATTTTGAGAGCGATATATATTAAATGTCCTTATTATGTCGGAATGCGTTATGCCTGTTGTGTCCCACGATATTTTGGGCAAGCCGTTGCTGAATTCGGCAAAAACATTCCAAAAAGGGCTTGGGCGCAGACAAAAACTTAAAAACGCCCGCTCGGCACTTTCTCCACAATCGTTTACGGCAGAA containing:
- a CDS encoding type II toxin-antitoxin system VapC family toxin encodes the protein MKYILDTHIVLWLTSNPDLLTDKAKKEILSSKNTMYVSIASAWELAIKINIGKFRLDGGIAEFYKMVEHNGFKWLNVEKDYIPTLQNLELLHRDPFDRLLISTAISEKMSIITADNNIQKYNIKWLW